The DNA sequence CGCGCCGTACTCCGGCTTCTTGATCTCCTGGAGCGGCGTGGAGCCGACGATCGAGCAGACCTTCTTGCCCTTCACCGCGTCCTTGCCGGTGATCGACTTCTCGTCCGCGCGCACCAGGAGGTCCGCGCCGGCCTTGTAGTACGGCCCGGCGAAGCCGACCTGCTTCTTGCGCTCGTCGTTGATGGTGTACGTGCCGACGTAGTAGTCGACCTGGCCCTTGGAGATGGCCGTCTCACGGACGCCGGAGTCGACGGTCTTCCACTCGATCTGCTTGTCGGAGAAGCCGAGGTCGGCCGCGATCATCTTGGCGATCTCGATGTCGAAGCCCGAGCGCTCCTTGGTCGACTGGTCCTCGAAGCCGAGGTACGGCTGGTCGGCCTTGGCGCCGATGACCAGCTTGCCGCGCTCCTTGGCCTTCTTGAAGACCGGGGAGTCCAGGGCGACGTCCTTGGCCGCGGTGTACGTGGGCAGCGCGGGCGCCTCGGAGGAACCGGGCTTCGTGCCACCCGGCTTGTCACCGGCGGAGCCCTCCTTGCCACCACAGGCGGTCGCGGTCAGCGCGAGGACGGCGATGGCCGCGACGGCGGCGGACTGACGGAGCTTCATGTGAACAATCCTTTGGGTCGTAGGTCGTTGTCGTCAGTGGTGAAGGATCTTCGACAGGAAGTCCTTGGCCCGGTCGCTGCGCGGGTTGCTGAAGAACTGGTCGGGGGTCGCCTCTTCGACGATCTTCCCGTCGGCCATGAACACGACGCGGTTGGCGGCGGAACGGGCGAAGCCCATCTCGTGGGTGACGACGATCATCGTCATCCCGTCCCGGGCCAGTTGCTGCATGACCTCCAGGACCTCGTTGATCATCTCCGGGTCGAGCGCCGACGTGGGCTCGTCGAAGAGCATGACCTTCGGGTCCATCGCCAACGCCCGTGCGATCGCGACGCGTTGCTGCTGGCCACCGGAGAGCTGTGCCGGGTACTTGTCGGCCTGTACGCCGACGCCCACCCGGTCGAGCAGGGCCCGGGCCTTCTCCTCCGCGGCCTTCTTGTCGGCCTTGCGGACCTTGACCTGGCCCAGCATGACGTTCTCCAGCACCGTCTTGTGTGCGAAGAGATTGAACGACTGGAAGACCATGCCCACGTCGGCACGCAGCCTGGCCAGCTCCTTGCCCTCCTGGGGCAGGGGCTTGCCGTCGATCGAGATCGCTCCCGAATCGACCGTCTCCAAGCGGTTGATCGTGCGGCACAGCGTGGACTTGCCGGACCCGGAAGGCCCGATGACGACCACGACCTCGCCACGGGCGATGGTCAGGTCGATGTCCTGGAGCACATGCAGCGCGCCGAAGTGCTTGTTGACGTTGCTCAGTACGACCAGGTCGTTCGCCGCGGGCGCGGCACCCTCGGCGTCCTTGGTCACTGAAACTCCGCTCATCGGCTTCTTGCTCCGTCCTCCTCGGTTGAACAAGGACAGTAATGACGCAGTGCTACCAACGTCATTACATCTGAGCGGAAATTGAGCATAACGATCCGGCGGCAACCGGACACTCCGCGTGAACGGGACGCCCCGGCCGCCCCGGGGGCGTACCGGGTGCATAACGGAAACCCTGCTGTAACCGGCAGGCTCTTGACTGGTGTGCCCTTCATCGGCGTGGATGCCTTGAGCGGGCAAGACGTGAAACGTCGCGGAACGGGAAGTCCCATCGGGGCTCTCGGGGGCTCTCGGGGGCTCTCGGGGGCTCTCGGGGGATCTCGCGGATGAAGCGCGGGTTAATGTCGGGCTCTACCCGGTGACGCCGTGCGACGGTGAGACGCGAACGGAAGCGGCGACGCGAACGATTCCGGGACACGGAGAGGAGGGCCATGAGACTGCTGCTCGTCGAGGACGACGACCATGTCGCGGCGGCCCTGTCCGCCGTGCTCGCCCGGCACGGGTTCCAGGTCGTGCACGCCCGTAACGGCGAGGAGGCCCTGCGCGCCCTTCTG is a window from the Streptomyces sp. MMBL 11-1 genome containing:
- a CDS encoding glutamate ABC transporter substrate-binding protein translates to MKLRQSAAVAAIAVLALTATACGGKEGSAGDKPGGTKPGSSEAPALPTYTAAKDVALDSPVFKKAKERGKLVIGAKADQPYLGFEDQSTKERSGFDIEIAKMIAADLGFSDKQIEWKTVDSGVRETAISKGQVDYYVGTYTINDERKKQVGFAGPYYKAGADLLVRADEKSITGKDAVKGKKVCSIVGSTPLQEIKKPEYGASVVELAKYSDCVQQLLTKQVDAVTTDDSILKGYAAANSGKLKVVGDPFTDEPYGVGLNKDDKVLREAISKSLEERVKDGTYKKIYEATLGLSGSDYVEPPAIERY
- a CDS encoding amino acid ABC transporter ATP-binding protein gives rise to the protein MSGVSVTKDAEGAAPAANDLVVLSNVNKHFGALHVLQDIDLTIARGEVVVVIGPSGSGKSTLCRTINRLETVDSGAISIDGKPLPQEGKELARLRADVGMVFQSFNLFAHKTVLENVMLGQVKVRKADKKAAEEKARALLDRVGVGVQADKYPAQLSGGQQQRVAIARALAMDPKVMLFDEPTSALDPEMINEVLEVMQQLARDGMTMIVVTHEMGFARSAANRVVFMADGKIVEEATPDQFFSNPRSDRAKDFLSKILHH